The following are encoded in a window of Roseimaritima ulvae genomic DNA:
- a CDS encoding tetratricopeptide repeat protein, with protein MSSARSWFVFTLALSLLLHFDAVGQEPQPAEGEPRATLITSLPTIDLGIHAAMQSRDYGEAVKRIETAIGKDDCTAPDYLRYLQGVALTESKLYDAATAAFAQLETDYPDSEWISRARFGRAHVNVMLRQYSDAGKIYEREAERLLSRGRKDELAKIYLEFAERYFVGLPADDPSKTVQPDYAQSLVFYTEAVKLGPTIGLRQQIEFRIARCQEELQQHDEAIASYQRFLKQYAGQTPKSSVAASPSVQAEARYRLGAVQLTAGRPQQARKTWQDFLSQADQKHADDAAADDNGNEKIEKLRSRAEYRLAHTYGLPQPNSIGDLELAVGLAEKFVAKHPQHKLAPQAELEIAQGYSRHGRHLQAVQRLQKLIDNPLYKNSEQLPAVRQMLGQELLAQGKYDEAIAAWKQFLDQHPTDSRWPEVQKRIVDTEYAKAANALAEKRYEAARTQWQTFLNKYPLDARAPGILFAFGKMKYTEAKQLQDQRVAAAVEQGESPQTVSLDDASVQLFEEAIVDWRRVVNKYPQHVEASKAAYMIGVTLEDQLGELKQALEAYKQVNGAFQSQAQQRTARLTSPELQLVTERKFRSDEVPRIKLTTRNLETVTVKVYRVDMADYFRKMHLARGVESLDIALIDPDQQFEHKIGDFQKYKQLDGDIELDMEGPGVVAVTVSSEKLEATTMVVVSDVDMIVKSSRNELFVFAENMRTGKPVEGVSVLVSDGEKVFAETTTGADGILQQSYDELKTVSDLRVFAIHEGHMASTVNNLDGLDFAVGLTPRGFLYTDRPVYRSGQLVNIKGIVRWVKQDRFTFQPGETFQLDVYDAGGRRLQSREVVLNGYGTINSNIILPDSAPQGDYRVHLHRASAGESDKTGTLSFETQFKVHEYKLEPVEIAIDLDKAVAFRGEKVRATVSLKYYYGTPLSNETIHYRFGPDGEQMTGKTDDQGNLAVEFETQRFSESQPLQLVVEYRERALSASETVFLATRGFAVTASTVRDVYINGESFETLFKVAGPAGDAVATELTIEVFRQTQVRGQTTEKRVQTHQVKTDAKLGEARQTLTLDEGGIYLIRATGVDRFGNDVSGEHSLRISGDKDSTRLRILADRHSFDVGEQAEINLHWREQPALALVTFEGASVLGYRLVELQAGDNPLQLPMESDFAPNLFVSVAVMQRNQFHIASSEFRVAQELQITLKPDAKELKPGEEVTVEVVVTDPQGRPLETELSLSLVQANLLNLFADAHGTVNEFFSSGQRRRSVRESTSCTFSYRPDTQGVSQFLRNEAERLAIIEREVRALDELGESIAMGMNVPADPFAATFDLPSQSIDRNAIEQIESFNMQQAGQLSQQIQIIPNVRFRTETRDGRQIQVPNANRENAAIYFDELSSEQIIQAQQNYNVLGTWERRYAGRFGYDITVNGLTSTGKFLAVNGRAPRDIEQLARDEGLQILPSMAYSETAFWDPTIVTDAKGKASVTITLPTRSTAWRLQAKGINAQTLAGQASTELITKKDLFGELKLPLAFTEGDQVEVPVEIHNALEGPHTIKVVMKVTQGDKSTEQTQSFDITGPGIHPLSFPVEIEDAEEAVFELTTSADAAPIDVASQIVAIRPYGFPVYQTASGTSSQSTVALLSFDKNTPAAGASMEIVIGASVNRALLDSVLGDDSLPLLRCGLPTARPLERSISDTLGGIALLQMIGGARNSDAPQRQAVAGRISVAVTQMIASQNQHGGWAWSGAPQTDSSDPYLSSRIMWALSQARSAGFAVSQEAFDKGKAYLQTAFAAADQSDLEQQTILLHGMAVCGCGDFAFANRLYRERNRLSPAALTHLALTLAKMNRPEMAKTLIPLIKIPTDEASLTASQRAGTLPWMRNRTELQAMFLLTLQAVEPNHPAVAALAKSLMSQRVGSRWPVEKSNGPVIAALAYWHSRTRQPLEKYTLVVSVNNHTLKTLTIDPAREGSHRIEVDNEILHGDQPQRLEFKLDGRATFSYSAVLTGFVDADKIAATTNDWTVQRRYEPAQKLFAGRPVPRGFGVVDGSYTSFTNPLTQLPVGNRGEVTLFPRRRNVNSRSNERYDYLVLTEPIPAGCTVLADSVHGAFERYEIEPGQITFYIGDRRYPGDIRYTLVGYVPGQYRVPQSILRSFYEPDRFTVSGLAALTVLDADGQSSDAYKWTPDEHYYLGQQQHERKNYDAAHDHLTTLFENWRLDADKYKNVVQWLFSTSLAKNHHGDTVRYFEILKEKFPDVELSFENILRVAKSYQELGEYERSYLVYRATVEASFERESQVAGFLNARGEFVRSVQALEGLLRDYPAEAYVATATYALAQETYRRAPLAAEDEKLKAAELTRVHLIDAAITMLDHFVTTWPADPADDQASFALATALIDLEQYEQAIDRCEAYAQRYPNSRLLDSYWYIIGYSHFELEHPEEALQMCRKVAEAAFPVSETGGTRAADNRWEAIYIMGQIYHSLGQAARAISEYAKVEQRFADASEAIKFFNRKAIALPEVTTIEPDAAKQVELEFRNLSEAAIKVYRIDLMKFGLMQRNLDRITAINLAGIQPYHEEVVSLGDGNDFRDRTKPLTLPLNEEGAYLIVCRGENLYASGLALVSPLKLLVQEDATSGRVRVSVKDATEDSFVSDVHVKVIGSANDKFVSENTDLRGLAIADDIRGTSTVIAMHDSNRYAFYRGQTVLQEVQTEPNAPEAGQQAAEQPGKPSKGKGALRDNLFNQNSIFQMEQNSNWDSLLNNSRTGVQSKEAY; from the coding sequence ATGTCGTCCGCTCGCTCATGGTTTGTGTTCACGCTTGCTCTCAGCTTGCTACTCCACTTCGACGCCGTCGGGCAGGAGCCTCAACCGGCCGAAGGTGAACCGCGGGCTACGTTGATCACGTCTCTGCCGACCATTGATCTCGGCATCCACGCGGCGATGCAGTCGCGTGACTACGGCGAAGCGGTCAAACGCATCGAAACGGCGATCGGCAAAGATGACTGCACGGCGCCGGACTACCTGCGGTACCTGCAAGGCGTCGCCTTGACCGAATCGAAACTCTATGACGCTGCCACGGCCGCCTTCGCGCAACTGGAAACCGACTACCCGGACAGCGAATGGATCAGCCGGGCCCGCTTTGGTCGAGCTCACGTCAACGTCATGCTTCGGCAGTACAGCGACGCCGGGAAAATCTATGAACGTGAAGCCGAGCGACTGCTGTCGCGCGGACGCAAAGACGAACTGGCAAAAATCTATCTGGAATTCGCCGAACGATATTTCGTCGGTCTTCCCGCCGATGATCCCAGCAAAACCGTTCAGCCGGATTACGCCCAGTCGTTGGTGTTTTACACCGAAGCCGTCAAGCTGGGCCCCACGATTGGGCTGCGGCAACAGATCGAATTCCGCATCGCTCGCTGCCAGGAAGAATTGCAACAGCACGACGAGGCCATTGCTTCGTATCAACGCTTCCTCAAGCAGTACGCCGGGCAAACGCCCAAGTCCTCCGTGGCAGCTAGCCCCTCGGTGCAAGCCGAAGCTCGCTATCGCTTGGGAGCCGTGCAGCTGACCGCCGGACGTCCTCAACAGGCCCGCAAGACTTGGCAAGATTTTTTGTCACAAGCTGACCAGAAACACGCTGACGACGCGGCGGCCGACGACAACGGCAATGAGAAAATCGAAAAACTGCGGTCGCGAGCCGAATACCGTTTGGCGCATACCTACGGGTTGCCTCAACCGAACTCCATCGGCGACCTGGAATTAGCGGTGGGACTGGCCGAAAAATTTGTCGCCAAACACCCTCAACATAAATTGGCCCCGCAGGCGGAACTCGAAATCGCTCAAGGCTATTCGCGACACGGCCGGCATCTGCAAGCGGTCCAGCGGCTGCAAAAACTGATCGACAACCCGCTCTACAAAAACTCCGAACAACTTCCCGCAGTCCGACAGATGCTCGGTCAGGAATTGCTCGCCCAAGGAAAATACGACGAAGCCATCGCGGCCTGGAAACAATTCCTCGATCAGCATCCCACCGATTCCAGATGGCCGGAGGTGCAAAAGCGGATCGTCGACACCGAATACGCCAAGGCCGCCAACGCGCTGGCAGAAAAGCGGTACGAGGCCGCGCGTACTCAGTGGCAAACCTTCCTAAACAAATACCCGCTCGACGCCCGAGCACCGGGGATTCTGTTTGCTTTCGGGAAAATGAAGTACACCGAAGCAAAACAGTTGCAGGACCAACGTGTGGCAGCGGCGGTCGAACAGGGCGAATCGCCGCAAACGGTGTCGCTGGATGATGCCAGCGTTCAATTATTCGAAGAAGCGATCGTGGATTGGCGGCGTGTCGTCAATAAATACCCGCAACACGTCGAGGCCTCCAAGGCCGCCTACATGATCGGCGTCACGCTGGAAGACCAACTAGGCGAGCTAAAGCAAGCGCTGGAGGCCTATAAGCAGGTCAACGGCGCATTTCAGTCGCAAGCCCAACAGCGCACCGCTCGCCTGACATCGCCCGAACTGCAATTGGTCACCGAACGCAAGTTCCGCAGCGACGAAGTCCCACGCATCAAGTTGACCACCCGCAATCTGGAAACGGTGACCGTCAAAGTCTACCGCGTCGACATGGCGGACTACTTTCGCAAAATGCATCTGGCTCGCGGGGTGGAATCGCTCGACATCGCTCTGATCGATCCCGACCAACAGTTCGAACATAAGATCGGCGACTTCCAAAAATACAAACAACTTGATGGTGACATCGAACTGGACATGGAGGGTCCCGGCGTCGTCGCCGTTACGGTCAGCAGCGAAAAGTTGGAAGCCACCACGATGGTCGTCGTCAGCGACGTGGACATGATCGTCAAATCCTCACGCAACGAATTGTTTGTGTTCGCCGAAAACATGCGGACCGGCAAGCCCGTCGAAGGGGTCAGCGTGCTGGTCAGCGACGGCGAGAAGGTGTTTGCCGAAACGACCACCGGCGCGGATGGCATTCTGCAACAGTCCTACGACGAATTAAAGACCGTCAGCGATTTGCGGGTATTTGCCATTCACGAAGGCCACATGGCGTCGACCGTCAACAACCTGGACGGGCTGGACTTCGCCGTCGGGTTGACCCCGCGCGGCTTTCTCTACACCGATCGTCCCGTCTACCGCAGTGGCCAATTAGTCAACATCAAAGGTATCGTGCGGTGGGTGAAGCAAGATCGATTTACCTTCCAACCCGGCGAAACCTTCCAACTAGATGTGTACGACGCGGGCGGACGACGACTGCAAAGCCGCGAAGTCGTGTTGAACGGCTACGGTACGATCAACAGCAATATCATTCTGCCCGACTCCGCACCGCAGGGTGATTACCGCGTGCACTTGCATCGCGCGTCCGCGGGAGAATCCGACAAAACGGGGACATTGTCCTTCGAAACCCAGTTCAAGGTTCATGAGTACAAACTGGAACCGGTGGAAATCGCCATCGACCTGGACAAAGCGGTTGCTTTTCGCGGCGAAAAGGTTCGTGCCACGGTGTCGCTGAAGTACTACTATGGGACGCCTTTGAGCAACGAAACGATCCACTATCGGTTCGGCCCCGACGGCGAACAGATGACAGGCAAGACGGACGACCAAGGCAATCTGGCCGTGGAGTTCGAAACGCAACGTTTCAGCGAATCCCAGCCCCTGCAGTTGGTTGTCGAATACCGCGAACGAGCGTTGTCCGCCTCCGAAACCGTGTTCCTGGCCACGCGCGGGTTTGCCGTAACGGCATCGACGGTCCGCGACGTGTATATCAACGGCGAATCCTTCGAAACGCTGTTCAAAGTCGCCGGTCCGGCAGGCGATGCGGTGGCCACGGAACTGACGATCGAGGTCTTCCGGCAAACGCAGGTCCGCGGCCAGACGACTGAAAAGCGAGTGCAAACGCATCAGGTGAAAACCGACGCGAAACTTGGTGAGGCTCGTCAGACGCTGACGCTGGACGAAGGCGGGATCTATCTGATTCGCGCTACCGGAGTGGACCGATTCGGCAACGACGTCAGTGGCGAGCACTCATTGCGTATCTCCGGCGATAAAGATTCCACTCGTTTGCGAATCCTGGCCGATCGTCATTCCTTCGATGTGGGCGAGCAAGCGGAAATCAACTTGCACTGGCGAGAACAACCCGCGCTGGCGTTAGTGACCTTCGAAGGGGCATCGGTTTTGGGCTATCGCTTGGTCGAGTTGCAAGCAGGAGACAATCCGTTGCAATTGCCGATGGAAAGCGATTTCGCTCCCAATCTGTTTGTTTCCGTGGCCGTGATGCAACGCAACCAATTCCATATCGCCTCCAGCGAATTCCGGGTTGCGCAAGAGTTACAGATCACGCTGAAACCGGATGCGAAGGAACTGAAACCCGGCGAAGAGGTAACGGTCGAAGTGGTCGTCACCGATCCGCAAGGCCGTCCGCTGGAAACCGAACTGTCACTGTCTCTGGTGCAAGCCAACCTGCTGAACCTATTTGCCGACGCTCACGGCACGGTGAACGAATTTTTCAGCAGTGGCCAGCGAAGGCGATCGGTAAGAGAGTCAACCAGTTGCACCTTCAGCTATCGCCCGGACACCCAAGGCGTGAGCCAGTTCCTCCGCAACGAAGCCGAACGCTTGGCGATCATCGAACGCGAAGTCCGCGCATTGGACGAATTGGGCGAGAGCATAGCCATGGGCATGAATGTCCCAGCCGATCCCTTTGCGGCAACGTTCGATCTCCCATCACAGTCGATCGATCGCAATGCCATCGAACAGATCGAATCGTTTAACATGCAGCAAGCGGGGCAACTTTCGCAGCAGATCCAAATCATCCCGAACGTCCGTTTCCGCACTGAGACTCGCGACGGGCGACAAATTCAGGTGCCCAACGCTAACCGCGAGAACGCAGCGATCTATTTTGATGAGTTATCAAGTGAGCAAATCATACAAGCACAACAAAATTACAACGTCTTGGGCACGTGGGAGCGACGATATGCAGGGCGGTTCGGCTATGACATTACCGTCAATGGCTTAACGTCCACCGGTAAGTTCCTGGCGGTCAATGGGCGTGCGCCCCGAGACATCGAACAGTTGGCTCGCGACGAAGGCTTGCAGATCCTGCCCTCGATGGCTTATTCGGAAACCGCGTTTTGGGACCCGACGATCGTTACCGATGCCAAGGGCAAGGCCAGCGTCACCATCACTCTGCCGACACGCTCTACCGCTTGGCGATTGCAGGCCAAGGGGATCAATGCTCAAACGTTAGCCGGCCAAGCCTCAACGGAGTTGATCACCAAAAAAGATCTGTTCGGCGAACTGAAATTGCCTTTGGCGTTTACCGAGGGTGACCAAGTCGAGGTGCCCGTGGAAATTCACAATGCCCTGGAAGGTCCACACACGATCAAGGTGGTCATGAAAGTCACCCAGGGGGACAAATCGACCGAGCAGACGCAGTCGTTCGACATCACCGGTCCGGGAATTCACCCTTTGTCCTTCCCGGTCGAAATCGAAGACGCGGAAGAGGCCGTATTCGAGTTAACCACTTCCGCCGACGCCGCGCCCATCGACGTCGCTTCGCAGATCGTCGCCATTCGGCCCTACGGTTTTCCGGTGTATCAAACCGCCAGCGGGACCTCGTCGCAAAGCACGGTGGCACTGCTGAGTTTTGACAAAAACACTCCGGCAGCCGGCGCGTCGATGGAAATCGTGATTGGCGCCAGCGTCAATCGCGCCCTGCTGGACAGCGTGCTGGGCGATGATTCATTGCCCTTGCTGCGGTGCGGTCTGCCCACGGCCCGGCCGCTGGAACGGAGCATCTCCGATACGCTGGGTGGGATCGCCCTACTGCAGATGATCGGCGGAGCCCGCAATTCGGACGCTCCTCAGCGGCAAGCCGTGGCGGGGCGGATTTCGGTGGCCGTCACGCAGATGATCGCTTCACAAAACCAACATGGCGGTTGGGCTTGGTCGGGTGCTCCTCAGACGGACAGCTCCGATCCGTACCTTTCCTCCCGCATCATGTGGGCGCTCAGTCAGGCTCGTAGCGCTGGCTTTGCCGTCTCGCAAGAAGCCTTCGACAAAGGCAAAGCCTATCTTCAAACCGCCTTCGCCGCGGCCGACCAAAGCGATTTAGAACAACAGACAATCCTGCTGCACGGCATGGCTGTCTGCGGTTGTGGTGATTTTGCGTTTGCCAATCGGTTGTATCGCGAACGCAATCGTTTGAGCCCCGCCGCTCTGACGCATTTGGCACTGACGTTGGCGAAGATGAATCGTCCGGAAATGGCCAAAACGCTGATCCCATTGATCAAGATCCCGACTGATGAGGCGTCCCTGACGGCTTCGCAGCGAGCCGGCACGCTGCCCTGGATGCGGAACCGCACCGAATTGCAAGCCATGTTCCTGCTGACGTTGCAAGCCGTCGAGCCGAATCATCCGGCGGTCGCGGCGCTTGCTAAGTCGTTGATGTCGCAACGCGTCGGATCGCGTTGGCCGGTAGAAAAGTCCAATGGTCCCGTCATCGCGGCACTCGCCTACTGGCATTCCCGAACGCGTCAGCCGCTGGAGAAATACACTCTGGTCGTGTCGGTTAACAATCACACGTTAAAAACGCTGACCATCGATCCGGCTCGCGAAGGCAGTCACCGCATCGAAGTGGACAACGAAATCCTACACGGCGACCAACCGCAACGGCTCGAGTTCAAACTCGACGGCCGGGCCACGTTCAGCTATTCCGCCGTGTTGACCGGGTTTGTCGACGCCGACAAAATCGCCGCCACTACCAATGACTGGACCGTTCAGCGGCGATATGAACCGGCACAGAAACTATTCGCCGGCCGCCCGGTGCCGCGAGGCTTTGGCGTCGTCGACGGCAGCTACACCAGTTTCACTAATCCGTTGACGCAGCTGCCAGTCGGTAACCGCGGTGAAGTTACGTTGTTCCCGCGACGGCGGAATGTAAACAGTCGCAGCAACGAGCGGTATGACTACCTGGTGCTGACCGAACCCATTCCGGCCGGTTGTACCGTGCTGGCTGATTCGGTTCACGGCGCGTTTGAACGCTACGAAATCGAACCTGGCCAGATCACCTTCTACATTGGCGACCGACGGTATCCCGGCGATATTCGCTATACGTTGGTGGGCTATGTCCCGGGGCAATATCGCGTTCCGCAGTCGATCCTCCGCAGCTTTTACGAACCCGATCGGTTTACCGTGTCAGGGCTGGCCGCGCTGACGGTGTTGGATGCCGATGGGCAGTCGAGCGACGCATACAAATGGACTCCCGACGAACATTATTACCTCGGCCAACAGCAGCACGAGCGAAAGAACTACGACGCCGCCCATGATCACCTGACGACCTTGTTCGAAAACTGGCGGTTGGATGCGGACAAATACAAGAACGTCGTCCAATGGTTGTTCTCTACATCGCTGGCTAAAAACCATCACGGCGATACGGTGCGGTACTTTGAGATCCTCAAAGAAAAATTCCCCGATGTCGAACTCAGCTTCGAAAACATTTTGCGGGTTGCCAAGTCGTATCAGGAGTTGGGTGAATACGAGCGCAGCTACCTGGTCTATCGAGCGACCGTGGAAGCCAGTTTTGAACGCGAATCGCAGGTAGCTGGGTTCTTGAACGCTCGCGGCGAATTTGTCCGCAGCGTGCAAGCGTTGGAGGGGCTGCTACGCGATTATCCGGCGGAAGCTTATGTCGCCACGGCCACCTACGCCTTGGCCCAGGAAACCTATCGACGCGCCCCCTTGGCCGCCGAAGACGAAAAATTGAAAGCCGCCGAATTGACGCGAGTGCATTTGATCGACGCGGCAATCACCATGCTCGACCACTTCGTCACCACCTGGCCGGCCGATCCGGCGGACGACCAAGCCAGCTTTGCATTGGCCACCGCACTGATTGATCTGGAACAATACGAGCAAGCCATCGACCGCTGTGAAGCTTACGCCCAGCGTTATCCCAACAGCCGCCTGCTGGATTCCTACTGGTACATCATCGGCTACAGCCATTTCGAACTGGAGCACCCCGAAGAGGCTTTGCAGATGTGTCGCAAAGTCGCCGAGGCGGCATTTCCTGTGTCCGAAACCGGTGGTACTCGCGCGGCGGACAACCGTTGGGAAGCGATTTACATCATGGGTCAGATCTACCACAGCTTGGGACAAGCCGCCCGCGCGATCAGCGAATACGCCAAGGTCGAGCAGCGATTTGCCGATGCCAGCGAAGCGATCAAATTTTTCAACCGCAAGGCGATTGCCCTGCCCGAGGTGACCACGATCGAACCGGACGCAGCCAAGCAGGTGGAACTGGAATTCCGCAATCTGAGCGAAGCGGCGATCAAGGTGTATCGCATCGACTTGATGAAATTTGGGTTAATGCAGCGCAACCTGGACCGGATCACGGCCATCAATCTAGCCGGCATTCAGCCGTATCACGAAGAAGTCGTATCGCTCGGCGATGGTAATGACTTCCGCGATCGGACCAAGCCGTTGACCTTGCCGCTGAACGAAGAAGGCGCTTATTTGATCGTCTGCCGCGGTGAAAATCTGTATGCGTCGGGTTTGGCGTTGGTCAGCCCTCTGAAACTGTTGGTTCAAGAAGACGCCACCTCGGGACGCGTGCGGGTGAGTGTGAAAGACGCCACCGAAGATTCGTTTGTCAGTGACGTGCACGTCAAAGTCATCGGTTCCGCGAACGACAAGTTTGTGTCCGAGAACACGGACCTGCGTGGTTTAGCGATCGCCGATGACATCCGTGGCACCAGCACGGTGATCGCCATGCACGACAGCAATCGGTACGCGTTTTACCGAGGCCAGACGGTGTTGCAGGAGGTTCAAACGGAACCCAACGCACCCGAGGCTGGGCAGCAGGCCGCCGAACAACCCGGCAAGCCCAGCAAAGGCAAAGGCGCGTTGCGCGACAACCTGTTTAATCAGAATTCAATTTTCCAGATGGAACAGAACAGCAACTGGGACTCGCTATTGAACAACAGCCGCACCGGAGTCCAATCCAAAGAAGCCTACTAA
- the tadA gene encoding tRNA adenosine(34) deaminase TadA, with protein MITADLLASQHQRWMQMAIELAMQAAREDEVPVGAVIVHENRAIGAAYNQREMLHDPTAHAEMIAITQAAEAIGDWRLENCTLYVTLEPCPMCAGAILQGRIPSVVYGTRDPKAGAVDSLYQMLGDARLNHRCDVIDGIFSDRCASLLTEFFAAKRAQGKK; from the coding sequence GTGATCACAGCCGATTTACTGGCGTCGCAGCACCAACGCTGGATGCAGATGGCCATCGAGCTGGCGATGCAGGCGGCGCGGGAAGACGAAGTGCCCGTGGGGGCGGTGATCGTCCACGAGAACCGCGCCATCGGTGCCGCTTACAATCAACGCGAAATGCTTCACGATCCGACGGCCCACGCCGAAATGATCGCGATCACGCAAGCAGCCGAAGCGATCGGAGATTGGCGGCTGGAAAATTGCACCCTGTATGTGACCCTGGAACCCTGTCCGATGTGTGCCGGCGCGATCCTGCAGGGACGGATTCCCAGCGTCGTGTATGGCACCCGTGACCCCAAAGCCGGCGCGGTCGACAGCCTGTATCAAATGCTGGGCGACGCCCGGCTGAACCATCGCTGCGACGTGATCGACGGCATCTTCAGCGACCGCTGCGCCAGCCTGTTAACCGAATTCTTCGCCGCCAAAAGAGCCCAAGGCAAGAAATAA
- a CDS encoding 3-keto-disaccharide hydrolase produces the protein MIRHRLQLPLCTLSLALLATVAFAQSTTAPAKDAKPAADAKTADGAKWIALPTTADGPWESCNFGGDGEIEYKDGVAHLGFGDPLTGIRLKKEDFPKENFEIELQARRTSGFDFFCGLTFPVGEGNVSFVLGGWSGGVVGISSIDDQDASENETTDFKTFKNGTWFTVRARVDEKKIQCWIDDKQFVDVQRGDHKFSIRNEMDPSLPVGVAAFQVTSEIRNVRWRKLSAKDKTAEDKTETEDTATGGNDS, from the coding sequence ATGATTCGCCACCGCCTGCAGCTGCCTCTGTGCACGCTATCGCTTGCCCTGCTTGCTACCGTTGCCTTCGCTCAGTCGACGACCGCTCCTGCAAAGGACGCTAAACCGGCAGCGGACGCGAAAACGGCTGACGGTGCAAAGTGGATCGCGTTGCCGACCACGGCCGACGGACCTTGGGAAAGCTGCAATTTCGGCGGCGATGGCGAAATCGAATACAAGGACGGCGTGGCCCATCTGGGGTTCGGGGACCCGTTGACCGGGATCCGCCTGAAGAAGGAAGATTTCCCCAAAGAAAATTTTGAGATCGAACTGCAAGCTCGACGCACCAGCGGGTTCGATTTCTTTTGTGGCCTGACGTTCCCCGTCGGCGAAGGAAACGTCAGCTTTGTCCTGGGCGGTTGGTCCGGTGGCGTGGTGGGGATCAGCAGCATCGACGATCAAGACGCTTCGGAAAACGAGACCACGGACTTCAAAACGTTTAAAAACGGGACCTGGTTTACGGTCCGCGCCCGCGTGGACGAGAAAAAAATCCAATGCTGGATCGATGACAAGCAATTCGTCGACGTCCAGCGCGGCGACCACAAATTCAGCATCCGCAATGAGATGGATCCCTCGCTGCCGGTCGGCGTGGCCGCTTTTCAAGTAACCTCCGAAATTCGCAACGTGCGTTGGCGGAAACTTTCGGCGAAGGACAAAACCGCCGAAGACAAGACCGAGACCGAGGACACGGCGACGGGCGGAAACGATTCGTGA
- the efp gene encoding elongation factor P yields MATYNTSDFRKGLKIQIDGDPYLMIDMTFVKPGKGNAFYKCRMRNLVRGTILERTYKGGDSLESADVETVDVQFLYRQGEDFVFMDSANFEQYEVSADTAGDIWKYLKDGMTCTMTLYNANPIVVEAPNHVELEVIECVPGAKGDTATNVTKPAKCETGAEFTVPGFIKEGNVIKVDTRTGEYVERVSN; encoded by the coding sequence TTGGCAACTTATAATACCAGCGACTTTCGCAAAGGCCTGAAGATTCAAATTGACGGCGATCCCTATCTGATGATCGACATGACGTTCGTCAAACCCGGCAAGGGCAACGCGTTTTACAAATGTCGGATGAGGAACCTGGTTCGAGGCACGATTCTCGAACGTACCTACAAAGGGGGGGACTCTCTGGAAAGCGCTGATGTCGAAACCGTAGACGTTCAGTTCCTGTACCGCCAGGGCGAAGATTTTGTGTTCATGGATAGCGCCAACTTCGAACAATACGAAGTCAGCGCCGACACGGCCGGCGACATCTGGAAGTACCTCAAAGACGGTATGACCTGCACGATGACGCTGTATAACGCCAACCCGATCGTCGTCGAAGCTCCCAATCACGTGGAATTGGAAGTCATCGAATGCGTCCCCGGTGCCAAGGGCGACACGGCGACCAACGTCACCAAGCCCGCCAAGTGCGAAACCGGCGCGGAATTTACCGTGCCCGGATTCATCAAGGAAGGCAATGTGATCAAAGTCGACACCCGCACCGGCGAGTACGTCGAACGCGTCAGCAACTAA
- the epmB gene encoding EF-P beta-lysylation protein EpmB yields MGWRQAMRRAIRDPKELCRRLELPVSLGNSGAAEAFPVFVPLEFLSRMRVGDPSDPLLRQVLAAEPETHSPAGFVSDPLDEQKASPLPGLLHKYHGRALLVTTGACAVHCRYCFRRHFPYQSVPKSAAAWAPAVSHIQADSSIEEVLLSGGDPLTLVDSLLGQLVHSLDAIPHIRRLRFHTRLPIVIPQRVTDQLLELLTELRATPWMVVHCNHVAELDEATLAALGRLIDAGIPVLNQAVLLRGVNDSVEALEQLSLRLVDHRVQPYYLHQLDRVQGAAHFEVSEAEGRRLIAELRTRLPGYAMPQYVRELPGEASKMPVE; encoded by the coding sequence GTGGGTTGGCGACAGGCCATGCGGAGGGCGATTCGAGACCCGAAAGAATTGTGCCGCCGCCTGGAACTGCCCGTTTCGCTAGGGAATTCCGGGGCTGCGGAAGCCTTTCCCGTTTTCGTCCCGCTAGAGTTCTTGTCGAGAATGCGGGTCGGCGATCCGTCCGATCCGTTGCTGCGACAGGTATTGGCCGCCGAACCGGAAACGCATTCCCCCGCCGGCTTCGTCTCCGATCCGCTTGATGAACAAAAGGCCAGTCCACTGCCGGGCCTGCTGCACAAGTACCACGGTCGGGCTCTGTTGGTCACCACCGGCGCCTGCGCGGTGCACTGCCGATACTGCTTTCGCCGTCATTTCCCTTATCAGTCGGTGCCCAAAAGCGCCGCGGCCTGGGCTCCCGCGGTGTCACACATCCAAGCTGATTCGTCGATCGAAGAGGTTTTGCTCAGCGGCGGCGATCCGCTGACCTTGGTCGATAGTCTGCTGGGCCAGCTGGTCCATTCGCTGGACGCAATCCCTCACATTCGTCGCCTGCGATTCCACACGCGGTTGCCGATCGTGATCCCGCAGCGGGTGACCGATCAACTGCTGGAGCTGCTGACCGAGTTGCGAGCGACGCCCTGGATGGTCGTACATTGCAATCACGTGGCGGAATTGGATGAGGCCACGCTGGCGGCGCTGGGGCGATTGATCGATGCGGGGATTCCGGTGCTGAACCAAGCCGTGTTGCTGCGAGGCGTGAACGATTCGGTGGAAGCGCTGGAGCAACTGTCGCTGCGGCTGGTCGATCACCGCGTGCAACCCTACTACCTGCACCAGCTGGACCGCGTCCAAGGCGCGGCGCATTTCGAAGTTAGCGAAGCGGAAGGCAGGCGGTTGATCGCCGAGCTGCGGACACGACTGCCCGGTTACGCGATGCCGCAGTACGTCCGCGAGCTGCCCGGCGAAGCATCGAAAATGCCGGTGGAGTGA